Proteins found in one Nitrosopumilus maritimus SCM1 genomic segment:
- the uppS gene encoding polyprenyl diphosphate synthase, producing the protein MPNHVALILDGNRRWAKRHLSLPKAGHWKGADAVENLLDWCEEFNIKIVTLYALSAENLDRNDEELDHLYELIRMRLEKLYNDPRIHRSKMRVKGIGRIELLPDSIKEILQKLDDATKDYDNHFLNIALAYGGQYELVDAVKKIGEKIKDGQLDVEKITKKEIESNLYTSHLPQSSPDMILRTSGEKRLSGFLMWQSAYSELVFMDIFWPEFRKIDLMRAIRTFQERKRRLGK; encoded by the coding sequence ATTCCAAATCATGTTGCATTAATTTTAGATGGAAATCGTAGATGGGCCAAAAGACATCTGTCACTTCCAAAGGCAGGACACTGGAAGGGAGCTGATGCAGTAGAGAACCTTCTTGATTGGTGTGAAGAGTTTAACATCAAAATTGTAACGCTGTATGCATTATCAGCTGAAAACTTGGATAGAAATGATGAAGAACTTGATCATCTCTACGAGTTAATTCGCATGAGGTTAGAAAAGCTGTACAACGATCCACGAATTCATCGATCAAAGATGAGAGTAAAGGGTATTGGAAGAATAGAGTTGCTGCCTGATTCCATCAAAGAGATTTTACAAAAGTTAGATGATGCTACTAAAGACTATGACAATCATTTCCTAAACATTGCACTAGCATATGGTGGACAGTATGAACTAGTTGATGCTGTCAAAAAGATAGGTGAAAAAATCAAAGACGGTCAGTTAGATGTTGAAAAGATTACAAAAAAAGAGATTGAATCAAACTTGTATACATCACACTTGCCACAGTCATCACCAGACATGATTTTGAGAACATCAGGTGAAAAAAGACTCAGTGGGTTTTTGATGTGGCAAAGCGCATACAGTGAATTAGTTTTTATGGATATCTTTTGGCCAGAGTTTAGGAAAATAGATTTGATGCGAGCCATTAGAACATTTCAAGAAAGAAAAAGAAGATTAGGAAAATGA
- a CDS encoding bis(5'-nucleosyl)-tetraphosphatase — protein sequence MIEETSAGIVLFRKEDSKNLFLLLHYPSGHWDFVKGKMEKGESTHETAVRETKEETGITDVNFVEGFEEWIEYNFQYQKELVHKKVVFFLAETTTKEVNISHEHLDYTWMDYNTAMEKTTFDNAKTVLTKAQMLLSKTV from the coding sequence ATGATTGAAGAGACATCAGCAGGAATAGTATTGTTTAGAAAAGAGGACTCTAAGAATTTGTTTTTACTTTTACATTATCCATCAGGTCATTGGGATTTTGTAAAAGGTAAGATGGAAAAAGGTGAATCAACACATGAAACTGCAGTAAGAGAAACAAAAGAAGAGACAGGGATAACTGATGTGAATTTTGTAGAAGGGTTTGAAGAGTGGATAGAATACAATTTTCAATATCAAAAGGAGCTTGTTCACAAAAAAGTTGTCTTCTTTTTGGCGGAAACTACAACTAAAGAAGTAAACATTTCACATGAGCATCTTGATTACACATGGATGGATTACAATACTGCAATGGAAAAGACTACGTTTGATAATGCAAAGACAGTTCTAACTAAAGCTCAGATGCTACTTTCCAAGACTGTCTAG
- a CDS encoding orotidine 5'-phosphate decarboxylase, producing MLTFKTRLSQIAKTNGKVILANDYDPSVKNLETKTISNIKKLHPYLCAVKLNFHLLLPLSSKQVLNINKTAHRYGLQTIADIKLNDIGNTNRVTTENLWKMGFDAVIANPIMGLDSLKNLVKSAHKNGKGVITLCHMSAPEAKLSYDMEVKMRKKQQLYQLFLDWALEAKVDGIVVGATFPKIIQYCSKKAGRKLSIFSPGVGTQGGNASEVISAGTNYLIVGRTILNAKKPTDIAKDLQLDSLGK from the coding sequence ATGCTCACCTTCAAAACTAGACTTTCTCAGATCGCAAAAACAAATGGCAAAGTAATTCTTGCTAATGACTATGATCCATCTGTAAAAAATTTAGAAACAAAAACAATCTCTAATATCAAAAAATTACATCCGTATCTTTGTGCAGTAAAACTAAATTTTCATTTGTTACTTCCACTAAGTAGCAAACAAGTCCTCAACATAAACAAAACAGCTCATAGGTATGGTCTTCAAACAATTGCCGACATTAAACTAAATGATATTGGCAACACAAATCGTGTTACTACAGAAAATTTGTGGAAGATGGGTTTTGATGCAGTCATTGCAAATCCTATCATGGGACTAGATAGTCTGAAAAATCTGGTAAAATCTGCCCACAAAAATGGCAAAGGAGTCATCACCTTGTGTCATATGAGCGCCCCTGAGGCTAAATTATCATACGACATGGAAGTAAAGATGCGAAAAAAGCAGCAACTCTATCAACTATTCTTAGATTGGGCACTGGAAGCAAAAGTTGATGGAATTGTAGTTGGTGCAACTTTTCCAAAAATTATCCAGTACTGCTCAAAAAAGGCTGGACGAAAACTCAGTATCTTTTCTCCAGGTGTTGGAACACAAGGTGGTAATGCAAGTGAAGTTATCTCTGCTGGAACAAATTATCTAATTGTTGGAAGAACAATTCTAAATGCAAAAAAACCAACTGATATTGCAAAAGATTTGCAGCTAGACAGTCTTGGAAAGTAG